In Janibacter cremeus, a genomic segment contains:
- a CDS encoding MaoC family dehydratase — MTQTTPHRPTSVEDLTDLLEVELGPTEWHLVDQAKIDGFADLTGDHQWIHVDPEKAAQSPFGSTIAHGLYSLSRTPAFLEELMAFDGFAHSLNYGYDRVRFIHPLPVGSRIRLRARLTKVEETKPGQVNVVTELTVEAEGIDKPILVAESIGRFSS, encoded by the coding sequence ATGACCCAGACGACCCCGCACCGCCCGACCTCGGTCGAGGACCTCACGGACCTCCTCGAGGTCGAGCTCGGCCCGACCGAGTGGCACCTCGTCGACCAGGCGAAGATCGACGGCTTCGCCGACCTCACCGGGGACCACCAGTGGATCCACGTCGACCCGGAGAAGGCCGCGCAGAGCCCCTTCGGGTCGACCATCGCGCACGGCCTGTACAGCCTGTCGCGCACACCGGCCTTCCTCGAGGAGCTGATGGCCTTCGACGGCTTCGCGCACAGCCTCAACTACGGATACGACCGCGTGCGCTTCATCCACCCACTGCCGGTCGGCTCACGCATCCGGCTGCGCGCCCGTCTGACCAAGGTGGAGGAGACCAAGCCGGGCCAGGTCAACGTCGTCACCGAGCTGACCGTCGAGGCCGAGGGCATCGACAAGCCGATCCTCGTGGCGGAGTCGATCGGCCGGTTCAGCAGCTGA
- a CDS encoding SDR family oxidoreductase, which yields MTTNQQRVAVITGAARGIGAGVARRLASDGMAVAVLDLDESACVPLAEEITAAGGRALAVGADVSDPEQVEAAVRRVAEELGAPTVLVNNAGIIRDNLIFKMDVADWDAVMAVHLRGAFLMTKACQAYMTQEKFGRVVNLSSTSAQGNRGQVNYSAAKAGMQGFTKTLAIELGKFGVTANAIAPGFIETEMTEETAARIGVGFDDLKKMASEQAAVARTGKPEDIAHAVSFFASEGAGFTTGQVLYVAGGPCD from the coding sequence ATGACCACGAACCAGCAGCGTGTCGCCGTCATCACCGGCGCCGCACGCGGGATCGGAGCCGGTGTCGCCCGGCGCCTCGCCTCCGACGGGATGGCCGTCGCCGTGCTCGACCTCGACGAGTCGGCCTGCGTGCCCCTCGCCGAGGAGATCACGGCCGCCGGTGGTCGCGCCCTGGCCGTCGGTGCGGACGTCTCGGATCCGGAGCAGGTGGAGGCGGCCGTGCGTCGTGTCGCCGAGGAGCTGGGGGCCCCGACGGTGCTGGTCAACAACGCCGGGATCATCCGCGACAACCTCATCTTCAAGATGGACGTGGCCGACTGGGACGCCGTCATGGCCGTGCACCTGCGGGGCGCCTTCCTGATGACCAAGGCCTGCCAGGCGTACATGACCCAGGAGAAGTTCGGCCGTGTGGTCAACCTGTCCTCCACGTCCGCCCAGGGCAACCGCGGACAGGTCAACTACTCGGCGGCCAAGGCCGGGATGCAGGGCTTCACCAAGACGCTGGCCATCGAGCTCGGGAAGTTCGGTGTCACCGCCAACGCGATCGCCCCCGGTTTCATCGAGACCGAGATGACCGAGGAGACCGCCGCCCGGATCGGGGTCGGCTTCGACGACCTGAAGAAGATGGCCTCCGAGCAGGCCGCGGTGGCGCGGACCGGCAAGCCCGAGGACATCGCCCACGCGGTCTCCTTCTTCGCCAGCGAGGGGGCCGGCTTCACCACCGGTCAGGTCCTCTACGTGGCCGGCGGGCCGTGCGACTGA
- a CDS encoding helix-turn-helix domain-containing protein, with translation MRHRWINRFRQEGHDGLWGRSSRPHHCPRQIRVEVEEAIVATRRRERRGQDWIGSQLEVPARTVARVPRRHGVPYRANSPLNSLPRSDTSTDALRQRTPRSPRPSKTARPH, from the coding sequence GTGCGCCACCGGTGGATCAACCGGTTCCGTCAAGAGGGCCACGACGGCTTGTGGGGGCGTTCCTCGCGTCCGCACCACTGCCCGCGCCAGATTCGGGTGGAGGTCGAGGAAGCGATCGTGGCCACACGCCGGCGGGAGCGTCGTGGTCAGGACTGGATCGGTTCACAGCTCGAGGTGCCCGCCCGCACCGTCGCTCGGGTCCCACGACGTCATGGCGTGCCCTACCGCGCAAACTCGCCGCTGAACTCGTTGCCGAGGTCCGACACCTCGACCGACGCATTGCGGCAGCGGACACCGAGATCACCCAGGCCGTCCAAGACAGCCAGACCACACTGA
- a CDS encoding thioesterase family protein — MSALPTLREVTQIPAARRTVAGPEWEDENGHVNVLHFYGFHSRAADDELARLGVDDDYRASRGCGVFSVEHHLRFFDEVRIGQEVSAHLR, encoded by the coding sequence ATGAGCGCACTGCCCACCCTGCGCGAGGTCACCCAGATCCCTGCGGCCCGTCGCACCGTGGCCGGACCGGAGTGGGAGGACGAGAACGGGCACGTCAACGTCCTGCACTTCTACGGCTTCCACAGTCGTGCAGCCGACGACGAGTTGGCCCGGCTCGGCGTCGACGACGACTACCGCGCCTCCCGCGGGTGCGGGGTGTTCAGCGTGGAGCACCATCTGCGCTTCTTCGACGAGGTGCGCATCGGTCAGGAGGTCTCGGCCCACCTGCGGTGA
- a CDS encoding TetR/AcrR family transcriptional regulator — protein sequence MPSESTTVTTETPDLVDAAKLGTQPQTARGKRTRDALIAAARTVFERDGYVDSRLVDIAAEAKCSIGSFYTWFDSKDEVFAAVLHEAQSEMLHPGTGRIETSDDPVAIIGASNRSYFEAYRRNARLNQLLLQVAAVDTRFRTMRQARASAFVSRNARAISELQQRGLADRGVDATMAAMALSGMVSRLAQDAYNASVDVPVDDLVETATRLWTNALGLTTPELRAD from the coding sequence ATGCCGAGCGAGAGCACAACCGTTACCACCGAGACCCCGGACCTCGTCGACGCCGCGAAGCTCGGGACGCAACCCCAGACCGCGCGCGGCAAGCGCACCCGTGACGCGTTGATCGCGGCAGCCCGGACGGTCTTCGAGCGGGACGGGTACGTCGACTCGCGCCTCGTCGACATCGCGGCCGAGGCGAAGTGCTCGATCGGCAGCTTCTACACGTGGTTCGACAGCAAGGACGAGGTCTTTGCCGCGGTGCTCCACGAGGCCCAGAGCGAGATGCTCCACCCCGGGACGGGACGCATCGAGACATCGGATGACCCGGTGGCGATCATCGGGGCGAGCAACCGCTCCTACTTCGAGGCGTACCGGCGCAATGCTCGGCTCAATCAGCTGCTCCTGCAGGTGGCTGCGGTCGACACCCGCTTCCGGACGATGCGACAGGCCCGCGCCAGCGCCTTCGTCTCGCGCAACGCCCGGGCCATCTCCGAGCTGCAGCAGCGGGGGCTGGCCGATCGTGGTGTCGATGCGACGATGGCGGCGATGGCCCTCTCCGGCATGGTCTCGCGATTGGCCCAGGATGCCTACAACGCCAGCGTGGACGTCCCGGTCGACGACCTCGTCGAGACGGCCACCCGTCTGTGGACCAATGCGCTCGGACTGACCACCCCGGAGCTGCGGGCCGACTGA
- a CDS encoding DDE-type integrase/transposase/recombinase: MDVTVWLVTALTVAGLSQRAALSLAGMSRSSWYYRAHPRQGVADPVPHTQRRAASWLSPPERAAIEGKLSVAFANGRSVYHGFYSALDSGDPVACLSSWYRIARGMEEAPPVRRRARHRSSAIPSLVASAPLQVWSWDITKLKGPYRGVTYELYVVIDVFSRMITAWRLETHEDDDLAKEMFQDAFARASAYPHVVHSDGGSSMKSKTLTGLFSELGVEVSRNRPRVSNDNPYSESAFKTAKYAPTYPAYFTSIEQSRTWVEDFVTWYNHEHYHSGLEGHTPASVHAGTWTEVHHQRVTTMAALHTAHPERFTKPPVIKTPMAHVAINHEISDDRLQTG, encoded by the coding sequence GTGGACGTGACGGTCTGGCTGGTCACCGCGTTGACCGTTGCGGGCCTGTCCCAGCGTGCCGCGCTTTCACTAGCAGGCATGTCCCGCTCGAGTTGGTACTACCGCGCCCATCCGCGCCAAGGGGTGGCTGACCCGGTCCCGCACACCCAGCGTCGAGCCGCCTCATGGCTCTCCCCGCCGGAACGGGCCGCGATCGAGGGAAAGCTGTCCGTCGCATTCGCGAACGGGCGCTCGGTCTACCACGGGTTCTACAGCGCGCTGGATTCCGGCGACCCGGTCGCCTGCCTGTCGAGCTGGTATCGCATCGCCCGCGGCATGGAAGAGGCTCCTCCCGTGCGTCGTCGCGCCCGGCATCGTTCCAGTGCGATCCCTTCGCTGGTAGCCAGCGCACCGCTGCAGGTGTGGTCCTGGGACATCACCAAGCTCAAGGGCCCCTATCGGGGCGTGACCTACGAGCTGTACGTGGTCATCGACGTCTTCTCCCGGATGATCACCGCCTGGCGCCTGGAAACCCACGAGGACGACGACCTGGCCAAGGAGATGTTCCAAGACGCGTTCGCCCGGGCCAGCGCTTACCCGCATGTGGTGCACTCCGATGGCGGATCGTCGATGAAGTCCAAGACCCTCACCGGGCTCTTCAGCGAGCTCGGCGTGGAAGTCTCTCGCAACCGGCCCCGGGTATCGAATGACAACCCCTACAGCGAGTCAGCGTTCAAGACCGCCAAATACGCCCCGACCTACCCGGCCTACTTCACCTCGATCGAGCAGTCCCGCACCTGGGTCGAGGACTTCGTGACCTGGTACAACCACGAGCACTACCACTCAGGACTGGAAGGACACACCCCCGCCAGCGTCCACGCCGGCACCTGGACCGAAGTCCATCACCAACGCGTAACCACGATGGCGGCACTGCACACCGCTCACCCCGAACGCTTCACCAAACCACCGGTCATCAAGACCCCCATGGCCCACGTGGCCATCAACCACGAAATCAGCGACGACCGACTCCAAACAGGTTGA
- a CDS encoding NADP-dependent oxidoreductase, translated as MSWSSQEVRLAQRPQGRPDASTWQLATAEVPEPGPGEFVVRVELVSLDPAMRGWLNDARSYIPPVGIGEVMRAFAAGEVVASQNEDFAVGDAVSGTFGVREHALSDGEGVTKLDLGVAPMATWLGALGMPGMTAYFGLEDVGRAQPGETVLVSAAAGAVGSVVAQLAKAKGCRVIGVAGGPDKVAWLRELGLDEVIDRKEGDLLRQVRRAAPDGVDVYFDNVGGELLDAALASLARGARIAICGAISTYNDETLAEGPRRYMALLVFRARMQGFLVMDYLDRYPEGIAAISRLIQQDRLVATETVLEGGVAGFPDALLGLFDGVNTGKLLLKV; from the coding sequence ATGAGCTGGTCGTCGCAGGAAGTACGTCTGGCCCAGCGGCCGCAGGGTCGACCGGATGCGAGCACGTGGCAGCTGGCCACGGCCGAGGTCCCCGAGCCCGGGCCGGGTGAGTTCGTCGTGCGCGTCGAGCTCGTCTCGCTCGACCCGGCGATGCGTGGCTGGCTCAACGACGCGCGCTCCTACATCCCGCCCGTCGGTATCGGCGAGGTCATGCGCGCCTTCGCCGCCGGCGAGGTCGTCGCCTCCCAGAACGAGGACTTCGCGGTCGGTGATGCGGTCAGCGGGACCTTCGGCGTGCGTGAGCACGCGCTCTCCGATGGGGAGGGCGTGACGAAGCTCGACCTCGGCGTCGCCCCGATGGCCACCTGGCTCGGTGCGCTCGGTATGCCCGGGATGACGGCCTACTTCGGTCTCGAGGACGTCGGCCGCGCGCAGCCGGGGGAGACCGTGCTCGTCTCGGCCGCAGCCGGTGCGGTCGGCAGCGTCGTCGCCCAGCTGGCCAAGGCGAAGGGGTGCCGCGTCATCGGCGTCGCCGGCGGGCCCGACAAGGTCGCCTGGTTGCGCGAGCTCGGGCTGGACGAGGTCATCGACCGCAAGGAGGGCGACCTGCTGCGCCAGGTGCGCCGGGCCGCGCCCGACGGGGTGGACGTGTACTTCGACAACGTGGGCGGTGAGCTGCTCGACGCCGCCCTGGCCAGCCTCGCCCGTGGTGCCCGGATCGCGATCTGCGGCGCCATCTCGACCTACAACGACGAGACTCTGGCCGAGGGGCCGCGGCGGTACATGGCCCTGCTCGTCTTCCGCGCGAGGATGCAGGGCTTCCTCGTCATGGACTACCTCGACCGCTACCCCGAGGGCATCGCGGCGATCTCCCGGCTGATCCAGCAGGACCGCCTCGTCGCCACCGAGACGGTGCTCGAGGGGGGCGTCGCCGGCTTCCCGGACGCCCTGCTCGGCCTCTTCGACGGGGTCAACACCGGCAAACTGCTCCTGAAGGTCTGA
- a CDS encoding transposase, with amino-acid sequence MTAAKFLARVGDIHRFRSAAAFASYTGTAPIEVSSGNVVGHRPSRAGDRQLNCCLHTMAITQIRHDAPGRAYYQRKRTAGKSHKKALRCLKRRLSDAVYRRLFLDANSQTQAAGPGGHQGAALNSSAAG; translated from the coding sequence CTGACAGCGGCCAAGTTCCTGGCCCGCGTCGGAGACATCCACCGGTTTCGATCCGCCGCGGCGTTCGCCTCCTACACCGGCACCGCACCCATCGAGGTGTCATCCGGAAACGTCGTGGGTCACCGTCCCTCACGCGCCGGGGACCGGCAACTCAACTGCTGCCTGCACACCATGGCCATCACCCAGATCCGACACGATGCACCCGGCCGGGCCTACTACCAGCGAAAACGGACCGCCGGGAAGAGCCACAAAAAAGCGCTGCGATGCCTGAAACGACGACTGTCCGACGCTGTCTATCGACGCCTATTCCTCGACGCAAACAGCCAAACCCAAGCGGCGGGTCCAGGAGGACACCAGGGGGCGGCTCTCAACTCCAGCGCGGCCGGCTAA
- a CDS encoding NADPH:quinone oxidoreductase family protein, with amino-acid sequence MRAIHISTLEGPDAIELVDAPEPSDDSLVTIEVKAAGVAFPELLQTRGLYQMKPDLPFVPGAEAAGVVESAPEGSGFSPGDRVAALTLLGGFAEKVQAKPDLTFPLPDGVSFEEAASFTFNYATVYFALLERGGLAEGESVLVHGAAGGIGTAAIQMAKAFGAERVIGVVSTEAKGEVARAAGADEVVLADGFLETIGKACVDIVVDPVGGDRFTDSLRSLKEHGRLLVIGFTAGEIPTVKVNRLLLNNIAVVGVGWGAFAMNRQGHVRKEWEAMLPHLRSGALRPVVGATHALEDAATALKSLEGRTVTGKVVLVP; translated from the coding sequence ATGCGCGCCATCCACATCTCCACCCTCGAGGGTCCCGACGCCATCGAGCTCGTCGACGCCCCGGAGCCGTCCGACGACTCCCTGGTGACGATCGAGGTGAAGGCCGCCGGCGTCGCCTTCCCCGAGCTGCTCCAGACCCGGGGCCTGTACCAGATGAAGCCCGACCTCCCCTTCGTCCCCGGGGCCGAGGCCGCCGGTGTGGTCGAGAGCGCTCCCGAGGGGAGCGGCTTCTCGCCGGGTGACCGGGTGGCCGCGCTGACGCTGCTCGGGGGCTTCGCGGAGAAGGTCCAGGCGAAGCCGGACCTGACCTTCCCCCTGCCGGACGGGGTCTCCTTCGAGGAGGCGGCGTCCTTCACCTTCAACTACGCGACCGTCTACTTCGCGCTGCTCGAGCGCGGTGGGCTGGCCGAGGGCGAGAGCGTGCTCGTCCACGGCGCGGCCGGTGGCATCGGGACCGCGGCCATCCAGATGGCCAAGGCCTTCGGTGCCGAGCGCGTCATCGGGGTGGTCTCCACCGAGGCGAAGGGGGAGGTCGCCCGGGCCGCGGGCGCCGACGAGGTCGTCCTGGCCGACGGCTTCCTCGAGACGATAGGCAAGGCCTGCGTCGACATCGTCGTGGACCCGGTGGGTGGGGACCGGTTCACCGACTCGTTGCGCTCGCTGAAGGAGCACGGCCGGCTGCTCGTCATCGGCTTCACCGCCGGCGAGATCCCCACGGTCAAGGTCAACCGGCTGCTGCTGAACAACATCGCGGTCGTCGGGGTCGGGTGGGGGGCTTTCGCGATGAACCGTCAGGGCCACGTGCGCAAGGAGTGGGAGGCGATGCTGCCGCACCTGCGCAGCGGTGCCCTGCGCCCCGTCGTCGGAGCCACCCACGCGCTCGAGGACGCAGCCACCGCGCTGAAGTCCCTCGAGGGGCGCACGGTCACCGGCAAGGTCGTGCTGGTGCCATGA
- a CDS encoding SDR family oxidoreductase — translation MDIPSLFSLDGRVALVTGGSRGIGRMITEGLLSQGARVYITARKAEACEATATELSEQFGQGRCVALPVDVSTTGGITTLLDAFRAQEDHLDILVNNAGAAWAASFDDFPEDGWDKVMDLNVKTPFFLTQAAKGLLLAGHERGGNPAKVINIGSIDGLSLNPLETYSYHASKAGIIHLTKRMGVQLAPEGIVVSAIAPGAFASNMNKDARDNSDEVSAQIPSRRIGRPQDMAAAAVYLASAAGDYVVGTTLTVDGGVTIAR, via the coding sequence ATGGACATCCCCTCCCTCTTCTCCCTCGACGGACGTGTCGCGCTCGTCACCGGCGGCTCCCGCGGCATCGGCCGCATGATCACCGAGGGCCTGCTCAGCCAGGGCGCCCGCGTCTACATCACCGCCCGCAAGGCCGAGGCGTGCGAGGCCACCGCAACCGAGCTGTCGGAGCAGTTCGGGCAGGGCCGCTGCGTGGCGCTCCCGGTCGACGTCTCGACCACCGGCGGCATCACCACGCTGCTCGACGCCTTCCGCGCACAGGAGGACCACCTCGACATCCTCGTCAACAACGCCGGCGCAGCCTGGGCGGCGTCGTTCGACGATTTCCCGGAGGACGGCTGGGACAAGGTCATGGACCTCAACGTCAAGACCCCCTTCTTCCTCACCCAGGCCGCCAAGGGACTCCTCCTGGCCGGCCACGAGCGAGGCGGGAACCCCGCCAAGGTGATCAACATCGGCTCCATCGACGGGCTCTCCCTCAACCCGCTGGAGACGTACTCCTACCACGCGAGCAAGGCGGGCATCATCCACCTCACCAAGCGGATGGGCGTGCAGCTGGCCCCGGAGGGGATCGTCGTCAGCGCCATCGCCCCCGGCGCGTTCGCCTCGAACATGAACAAGGACGCCCGCGACAACTCCGACGAGGTCAGCGCCCAGATCCCCTCCCGTCGCATCGGCCGCCCGCAGGACATGGCTGCCGCGGCCGTCTACCTCGCCTCCGCCGCCGGGGACTACGTCGTCGGCACCACCCTGACCGTCGACGGCGGGGTCACCATCGCCCGGTGA